DNA from Drosophila suzukii chromosome 2R, CBGP_Dsuzu_IsoJpt1.0, whole genome shotgun sequence:
TAAAGAAGCTATCTATCTTGGCCAAAAGTGCAGCCAGACGACAGTTAGGTATATGAGTTTGGAGTGGAGTGGAGAATGGGTTTGCATATGGGGCTCTCCAGTGGCGATGGCGCGTAATGCATCATAAATTCACATTAACACTTTGCAGACATGTGCGCGGTTGTCCCTCCCTCAGGGGCCCCGAACTCTATATCTTCCTGCCCCGATCTCCCTCACATTGTTGTCTGCCTCGCATTTATGGCGCTCATTTTGCGTTTTAAAAGATACATTTTGTGTGCCATTTGTGTCATCTATGGGGAGATTGCACGTGTGTGCGGAGAGTCACACAGAGTTTGTGCATCTGTTTCGGTTAGATTTTAGATGCTAGTACACCCGAGTCGAATACCCTTTCAAGGGGATACTTATGGGTTCTTCATAAATGGTCTCAAATGCCAGCGATTGTAATATATCTTATGCAGCAATTGGCATTTTTATAGTGGGTATGTTTTAATAGTAATGTAATTTAAGGTGGTATTATAtctcatatatatatataatccaaaataaattagttACCAACAACTTATAAAACTTAGCAGTATTTATAAGGTAGTGTATTATCTAGGGTATTCCCTCTTCGACAAGAACTGCCATTCTCGTTTTCTGCGTTCTGTTTTTGCTGCTGTTAAAGAtgcaataaacatttttttctccATCTTTGTGGCCCGACGAAGGCTGCTCCGTTTcaatatatttactttttaattttttattgcccATTTGAGTGCGTGGAAGCTTTTGGGCATTTGTCAAAATTTTCACGATTTACGATCGACATCATCATCAACATCAGGAGTGTAgctccagaggagcttttggGCAGGGGGCCTCCGAGGAGGAACACCACTTGAGTTGCCCCGCCCCGTGGACACTGAAATCCCCTAGCTGAAAAGCGCCGACGACAGAACAAGATTTATGTTAATTTGTTGTGATTTATTGAATGATTTTTTATGGGAGTTTCACGCATGCTGCTGGCCTAAATTTTTCTCTGTTCCCCCAGACGAGAAAAACCCGACAGACAGACGCACAAAACATTTGACAAAACCAAATGACATTTTGAGTGCTCCGCATGTTTGGTTAATtgaaaaaggaaaagaaaCAGCGCTGAATCGAATGGAATTGAAAGACTCCTTTTGGCACAGTTGGAGCTCGTTGTGGCATGTTTAACCCCCTGGTGCCCCTGCCTTCGCCCAGCGCCAATATGATCAATGTGCGTCTGTCAtgcaaatttaaatttgtccAAAACCAAAGGAGGGTATGTGATGGAGAAAAGCCAAAGACAATCCAAAAACATTCACACAGGGAAAAACAAGTTTAGATTGATAAGCAGATCGAAATGAACTAATTTAATGATTATGATATTAGATATATGCAAGTGAAGGTGTTTCAAGAATATATATCTAGCTAATAAACAGTTTTCTTAAATGATTATTTCAAGACTTATACACTTTATACTTAAAACTATGGTTTCGAGCAAAATACTTGAAAGTAAAAACCGTAACAGGCCTATATATTGAGCTTCTActaaaattctttataaatattcTTCCTCTTTACAACATCTTATTATCATAAACTGTATTCCttcttatatttaaaaaatatatcaaattttttaattgtaTTTCAGCAGCTATACTTTTTTATCCCGTGACATTAAAACTTATCCGATCCGCTGagccaaaaattaaaaatcacaTATTTCTTCCTGTGCCCCAAGAagttgatgttgctgccgcGGCTAGACAAGCGGCAAGTTAATTTAtgcacaacagcaacaacacgCGGCGGCACGGCAACAACACAATGCCAATAAAAGGCTGCCACAAGGCAgacacaacaacaacaacaaaggcagCACTACAACAATTTGAAAATTGTTTATGCGTCTGCGCAGCCGCAACAGTCGCCTTCGTCTTTTGCCTTCTGCGACTTGTGGCGCGTTTAGTGTTAAACGCTTGATTAAAATTCTTGTAACTGCAACACTTTTGTGGCATGTGTTGTAGTTGCTGTTgttggtgttgttgttgtccgGGATCTTTATGGAGCGTGTTttgtttcgtttcgttttctTTTCCTTTGGGTCGAGGTTTTTCTTCAGCTGGAGGATCGTATATTTCTTACCTTGCGGCTATGCGTCCTCGCCATTGTTGCTGCATCGCCCGATGTTGCACGTTGCACGTTGCTCTTGttcttttttaattgaattgaTTTGCATTTTTCACGCAGGCGTTGCTCATTGGGTTTGCTCTGCTGTCTGGCTATTTGCACTGCCATCAGTGGGTTAAGCCGGGTATTCCAGCACAGCGAAAGCAGAAACCACTGGCGAAAGCAGGAAATGTTTGCTTTCGGGGCTGGCCACTTAAATTAACCCATTTTGAGAGGAGTAGACACTTAAATCAGATCGGATGTGCATCGATGTTTAAAGATTTGATTAGCATATCCTTATTATAAAGTCGTATTTTGTAACGTATTGGCAAATTGCGAAATTGTGCTGTCAGAGTAAAAAATGTATCCCTATAAGATTTTGTTTCGTTGTGACCTAACTTGAATTGATGacgaatttttaaaaatgcaacAATATTCTCAGGGACACTCTtcataaatgtaaaaaatatttctatagGTGTTAAAATCGGTATAAACTGAATTCGAGTCCAAACagattgttttaaaattaatttgaacTCCAAGAATCCTATTATAACAATTAAACtcaaattaattataaatatctATAAAGACCTGTGCAATCTCCTTTATCCGAGCACTTTCCACTCGACAAGTTGCCATAATTTCATCTCCCCAAATCGAAATCGAATATTTGTTAATTAAAGCTTTACACGGTTCAACGCCCGCCCCGAAAGAAAATTGATATTAATTAATATGTAATTGTAATGGGCAGGCGGCATGACATGGGCCCACATATATGTGTCCGAAAGTGGGCGGTGCTGGGGATTTTGTGTCAAATCGCTGCTGGCtttaacaaattaataaaCTTGACCAGACACGAGAAAACCGCATAAATCAATTTCAGTAAAAACGCGCTAAACAatcataaataataattaaatgctGTTGAAACTATTTTTGGGCAATAAACGCCCTCACTCTGCCGAATTTCTCGTTCTGTTGGATAATTAAAAACGGTCGGTAATTATTGAAATTTGTGGCCAGCGGCAGACGTTGGTTAACCGAATGGCGCGTAAATTACAAAAATTTcacaaaatttaattcaattaatcGAGACCGACGGGGATGTAGGGGAAATGCGATGGAGATAACCTGGCTGTCATCTCTTTTACATGGCTCGTTACGTGTTTGTTTGTTTCCGCTTCCTGTTCCAGTTCCTGTCAGCTATCTAACAATTTGTAACGCCTAATTGGGCAAAGGGTAGCTACCTATGTATCCAACACATATATAGATGGCACACATATCCATCTCGAGTGGACAAAGTGAACTTTCCACTTCTAATTGCACATTTGTATGCCTAATCGATCTGTCCGATTCGATTTGTTTCCCCGTCTCTCATGGAATTTGTGTGCCGTGTTGACTTTTTTCCTGCCACACCATACTATACCTTTCATCTGCTATAGTGCTCTTTCTTTCCAACTCCTTTGGGGTTACCTCTCGGCCAGGTGTCCGTTTGAACGGTTAAGGCAAATGAAGCGTGACATTTTTCACATTTTCTCTTAGTTTTTCCGGTTGGGGGCGGAAATTGCTGGGGGGTTTGGCGGAGTCGGGGGAAAACCAGCTCTATGTAAATTGGCTGCATGACAAAGGATTTTGATGTGTATGTTTTCTGAGCAATCAATTGCCCTTTAACTGGCTGACAGCATGTGTATCAATGGAATGGAAGGGGTGTATGGGGGTAACGATATAGGTAGCTACTTGATAGGTATTTGTTATAAAGAGGTTACTTAAACTTGATagataaataatactaaaTAATACTTTTCCATAATATTTTGTAGGGCTTACATTCCAGTAATCACAGATGAACATGCTGAATAATAAACGGGCTTGATTTTAAGAAAGTTTCTtctaaactaaaaaaatttaatattaacttAATTCCGTCCTCAaatctttaattaattttatctttttatatatatattttataaaatattttcaggcTATAATTCCCATTGGATGTGTGGCATGTGTGCCATATCAACGCGAAATGGTGGAGTCAAAGTCTTTAAACCACCTCAACACTTGCGGGCTCTTGAAGAATTATTATTGGccaaataaatcccactgtacCTCCCTTTTTCCCCGCTCCCCACTGGTTTAAGCCCACTGTCCTTTATGGACTGTCATAAGCGGCTTAGCCGAAGTTGATTAGAAGCCATCTCTTTCGCACATTGATTGCGTGTTGCAACAAACGCTGATCATGTAAATCCTAAGTTGCAAGTTTATGTGCTGCATGCACTCCCTATGTACAATTGTACATCTGTGTCTGTACATTTCCATAGATATTGTAGTAGTGCTGCCCAGACAGCCACGAAACCCACATGCAACTCCATTTGGCCGTTGCACGCAATTAAAATCTTCATTAGCCGCGTTTAATTTCCACTtttgattaaaataaaaataagaaaataaaaaacgaaaGGCGACTGGGCAGAAAGGCAGAAAAATCTTGTGACATGTGTCGCTGCTTATCGCCATCAGCCGGCAGCAACAAGTGGAGTTTTCAGAAGGAGTCGGGGCTTGGGATCCGGTCCTCGGGCAGGACTCTTCGGATTGGCCGGACACTTTGCCTGATTAACGTTGGCCGCTCCGCAGAGTCGCTATCAATGTTGGGCCTAAGTGACAGTTGACTTGTTTATCAATTGACAGACGTTGTTTTCCCCCTTTTTCCCCCgattttatttctgtttttctTAGTTTGGGTCGGGTAACTGTTAATAAGCTTGTTCTGCGGCCTGTGAAAATGttgcttttaattaaaagtgGTTGGAATGTTTTGGCTGTTTTGCCTGCTGTTTTGTAAGCCGTATTTTAAAGCCCGATCCTGTCACGATAGCGGCCAAAGAGCTCATGTTCGACAACTAAGTAGTTGCCACAAGTCGCGATATTGTGTGTGCATAAATATTTCCCAGTCTTTGCCATTAAATCATGTTCACGCCGATCAGCCTACGCAATGCGAAACATTCGGTTCTCAGTGAGATAAACATAAATTCCCTGTACTCCAAAATATATTTCGCAATCGAATGTTTGGATTGTGAAAGGGAGATATGTgagtatttatttttgtttctaataaatattatggtagttattgtttacattttatataagttttttaaatttggaagtaagaatatatttgtttaaaacTATATAAGGAAGTCTTGTATTAAACACTTAAATGTTATTACTTACATCTGGTTGCTAAATTCTTATTTTACATCATAGCTATGAATTCAGCTTGGTTTcgctttacattttgtaaacTTTCTAATTTCTGACTTCTGCTTCTCTGCCATTTTAATTGGTTTTCTTTTGCGGCTTGCGACCACAAACAACGGTCGAAACTTCTTGGCAACCAAAAGTTTTTACTCTGGACATGTTTATTACTTGGCCACAATTAAGCCATATATTTCTTGGACAAAAGCAGCTCTCCTGCTGTTTTTCCCCTGGTTTTTCCCCCAGGCCTGCAGTTGTGGGTCAGTGGATTACTTTGCCGGCTTTCCAGCATTGTTTTTCCAAGTCCGAGTGTCTCCCACTCTTTAATGAGCTGTCCCGGCAATGAAGTTCAATGTTGTGGCTTGTAAATCTCCCCACATGTGCTCCACTTTCCGGCAGAACCCATTTCCATAAATATCAATTAAGCGAGAGGAGCGACTATCAAAAGTGACAGAAACATGTGGATGCGTCTCGAGTTTCCCCGTAGAGTTGAGTTGGCTTCTGGTTTTCTGGACTCCGAACTGGCTACCTGGCCTACGCAGTTTTATAATTGGACAATTTACTGAGGTGCTGCCCCTGAAAAGACCCCTCTAAACTCTCCAATTGAGCTCATCAACTTCGGTAGTCCCACtgcgaaaaataaatatgaaataaattaaaaaacggAGTACCTGTTCAATACAAAACATATTAAATCGCATGGtttcattatttaaaagtaCTATAATTGTtaagttttccttatttatatttaataaaaatctataaaatcTATCGtggaaaaatgtttaaatatctttgaatgtactatatattttttatcagTGCTGGATGGTCTATAAATTGTGACTGGGGGAAATGTTACCATTTAGGCGTTGAAGCATGTGGGCGTGCCCGTCTGAATTGAAGTCGTGTGCTGGGCTTAGAGCCACGCCCCAATGGATATACCCCAAATTCAATTAGTCAAAGTCGAAAAGCTTTGCTCACAGTCCCATAAGCAGCTTAGTTTTCCACATATACACACGAAAATTGTTATGAAAATGCTTTCACTAATTTTCAGAGCTCTTCTAATTACACTTGGAGTTTCGGGCTGGAGTTTTTCCACCGAGATGATGTTACTTAGTCATTTGGCATCCACTAAGCGGTCACTAAGCGTCAATATTTCATGCCTAAGCCTATTACAGATTATTGTGCCAGCTTACACAGACGCAAATGACAAGTGGCGGGAAAATCGGCGGGAGAATCAGGGAAAATCAGGGAGGAAATTGGAAACTTGCGGGACATGATGCCAACAATGTGTAGAGTGTCAGTTCTTGATTGGAGCGCTTATTGGGCGGCTGATTTGCATAATGTTTAATAAATAGTTGGAAAAGTTGTTAGTTAAATTATTCAAGTTGGCAATTATGGAATTTCGTGGTGATTGGGGAAAGTAAAGGTTTAAGTATAACAAAAAAACAGATACATATACAGAAGTGCCAGTATaactaattttaaataatttatattatgaaaaaaaaagaaagcaataaaatgttatatattaatcttttattaaagaacaaattatataaaactttCCACAAAAAAGCGGCAAATAACTCGGCTGCCATTATATTATAACAAAAATTCCTCACCATATTAGCTTCCCGGAATTCACATTACAcatgtttaatttaaattccGACCCCATGAAATCCCTTTAATTTAGCATTAATGAAAAGTGCAGCCTACTGGTTGACTCCCCTGGAAAACCCTTCATACATGGCCCCTTCCTGTCAGTTCAAACCCTGATTGTTAGTTAACCTGCGAGGCATTTACACTTTGCTGGCAAACATTTCATGAATTCATTTGTGCGACAGCCTGGAAAATGTGTTGCCAAAATGAAAAGTTGCCCAGCCAGAATAAAACGTGATTAGCAGGCAGACTTTCTGCTTTAAATGGATGATCCATTACAGTATCCAGTTTAGTTGCAGAGAGTCCAAGAAAGATGAAGCTTCCACTTATTTTGATCGGTCTATTTTGCGGCTTGTGTTGTGGCCTAGACGAGAAGAGGATTCGGCCAAGCCAGGGGGAATTTTTCGAGTGGCTAGGTTCGATATTTCTACCCCCTGTGACCACAACAACGACCTCTACTCCGGTATTGAGTACCTCTACAACTACAACAAGGAGGACCACAAAATCCACAACAACTACGACTTCAAGACCCACAGTAGCCAACTTTCCCATAGAAAGGGACTGCGTCACGTGTCGATGTGGCCTGATTAATACCCTGTACAAAATCGTGGGAGGTCAGGAGACCCGAGTCCATCAATATCCCTGGATGGCTGTGATCCTGATATACGATCGCTTCTACTGCTCGGGATCGCTGATCAATGATCTATATGTCCTGACAGCAGCGCATTGTGTGGAGGGAGTTCCGCCGGAACTAATCACCCTACGATTCCTGGAACACAATCGTAGTAATACCAATGAAGACATCGTAGTCCAGCGATTTGTCTCCAGGGTGAAGGTGCACGAACTGTACAATCCCCGAAGTTTCGACAACGATATAGCCATTCTACGCCTCAATCAGCCGGTTGATATGGAGCATCAGCGATTGAGACCCATTTGCCTGCCCATAcaatcctacagttttgatcaCGAATTGGCCATAGTCACTGGTTGGGGAGCTCAGAAGGAAGGAGGATTGGGATCGGATACTCTAAGGGTGAGAAGAGGTTTTataatacaaatataatgCTATAAAAATAACTAAATTCAGGAGGTGCAAGTTGAAGTGTTACCCCAATTGGATTGCCGGAACTCCACTTCCTACAAGCCGGGCCAAATCACGGATAACATGATGTGTGCAGGGTATATTTTGCAGGGGGGCAAGGACGCCTGCAGTGGCGACAGTGGAGGCCCCCTGCAAGCGACCTTCGATGAGCAGCCGGGACAGTACCAACTGGCGGGGATCGTCTCCTGGGGCGTAGGATGTGCTAGACCCCAGTCCCCGGGAGTTTACACCAGGGTCAACCAATATCTCCGCTGGCTGGGGTCTAATACGCCGGGAGCCTGCCACTGCATGCCCTATCCCGAGGAAGATTACTGAATACGATCTATACGATCTTGGGAAAAAGGTCAAGCAAAAATATCCAGTATAATGCTTTGTTAGCACCATAAAAAAGATTAATTTGTAATCAAACTGAATTTATGTTTTATCTTGGTTTGAACTCTTTTTGTGTAGGACTCTACATTCAGGAGGACACAGAATCCTTAGTCCCAAAACTGATTTATTTCTCTACGATTAAAGGTTTCAATTTTGTTATCTGTGATCttcaatcgattgggaattcAAGACTCTTATCGCCTATTTAACTTTCCCCTTTATGGAAACTTTGATATGGATGTAAAAAAAGCAGAAACTAAAAAACATTTTCCCATGTTCAATTATTAGGTAATTTTTGAAAGTGCACACATAATTGCAGCCATACAGCACATCGATCAAAAGTTTGCCACAACTTTTCGGGTAGATTTAGGCAAATGTTGCATAAACCACTTGGGACTCGCTTTACTTATCCCCCGGGGAACACATCCATATCCATAACCACATCCTTAACTGTGGCCAATGGCAAATAAAAAAGCAATTCGAAACTGGGTTACAACACTTGAAGGTAAGCTAAGTACTGCGGTCCCTTTGCCTCCTTGGGAAGGAAAGTTTGCCAAGCAGATGGAACGGGGCCATATCTCATACATATAAATCCCAATTTGCTGGCGAAATATTTTGTGCAATTGTGATTGTTATGCATTTTGCATTTCGCATTTGTGCAATCATAAAATAACCCCCTACCTGCTCgcaaaaatggaaagaaagcccaagGACACGCCAAACTCACAGGAGCAAGTTTCCCTGCTATTGGTGGCCAGTTTTGCAGTCAGTGTATAGCTTATTTACAAAGTTGGATTCGGAAAGGCATATAGATAAACGCAAAGTTTATAACAAATGTTCAACAAATTATTTACTCGGGGGAACTGCTAAATTGAGTTTCGATTTGTTGGTAATCGAGAGTTAAGGTTAGTAAGTTTTTCTTTGGGCAAAGAAGAGTTTTGAGTTTGGTTGCGATTTTAGGGGCTGTTAAAAATTAGTAAGTATATCTTCCTTCCAACGATATGGCCAATTGGTGATGATAATAAGTGTTTGAAAATTGCATATCTCACCTATTTACGATTCCTCTTGTCTATAACCACATAACCCACACTCAACACCTCATTTCGATTGGCATTTTCCCATCACAAGACAAATTGCCAAACCTTAACGAGAGATCTTTTCGTGTTGGCCCCATAAAGCATAAAGATACATATGTAAATAGTTTTACCATCGCTTGAAACCATTAAAAATCTTTACGACTTCATATTAAAGTCAGACACAAAACGGGAAAAATACAAGAGAAGAGGAGAACAGTAAAGAAAACATTAATGCCTTGCCAATAAATTTGTCTCCCCACCAGAAACTCGTAAAGATTTCCTACTCAAACCCATAAAGCAGTCTCAAAAAGTTTGTGTGCCTCAGAAGTTAAAGTACTGCCGACCTGCCTGGATTTCCAGCTAAACGACAAATAACTTGGCATTTAATAACTCTGCATTCGGGGCCTTTCTCCGCCCCCTCTCCATCCAAAACCGACTTCATTATAATGCAGCAAAAGTCCCGACTTTACTCCTGCTTCCATAATTTAATACTTGCGCGCTTTGTCGCAGGGTGAATTTATGTGTTGAAACTAAGGCTGAGATTGCGGAGTTTGGGCCAAAAAGGTGTGCTTCTGCGTGTGAGTATGGATTGTATTAAAAGAGGTGCGTGTGAAAAAAACATctgaaaattttaaattttttaaaaattatttaaggaATTTGGAGATCTGTTGATATTGTGTATGTAAACTAAAAACATAAGATTATGTAAATTTGCatagaatttttaaatttatctgAGCCGTTATATCAGAAAGAAATACAAAGAGAAGAAGCCATTTTGTTATAATAAGGTATAGAAAACAGCTCCGCTTAGCCTCTGCCGGCACACGTACAGCGTAGAACAGCAGTCGTCACACGCATATCTATTATCTgtgaattttgaaaatatgtttT
Protein-coding regions in this window:
- the LOC108008938 gene encoding trypsin-1 produces the protein MKLPLILIGLFCGLCCGLDEKRIRPSQGEFFEWLGSIFLPPVTTTTTSTPVLSTSTTTTRRTTKSTTTTTSRPTVANFPIERDCVTCRCGLINTLYKIVGGQETRVHQYPWMAVILIYDRFYCSGSLINDLYVLTAAHCVEGVPPELITLRFLEHNRSNTNEDIVVQRFVSRVKVHELYNPRSFDNDIAILRLNQPVDMEHQRLRPICLPIQSYSFDHELAIVTGWGAQKEGGLGSDTLREVQVEVLPQLDCRNSTSYKPGQITDNMMCAGYILQGGKDACSGDSGGPLQATFDEQPGQYQLAGIVSWGVGCARPQSPGVYTRVNQYLRWLGSNTPGACHCMPYPEEDY